In one window of Nicotiana tabacum cultivar K326 chromosome 12, ASM71507v2, whole genome shotgun sequence DNA:
- the LOC142167210 gene encoding uncharacterized protein LOC142167210, with protein MPCDYLDTLAYESILVMDSIVANHVYHSFLVTIGGYETRVDLLSLDMIDFDVILSIDWLSPYHTILYSHAKTVMLAIPWLLMLEWRGSLGHVPSIVVSFLKSQWMIENGCLAYLAFVKDVSADNPTVDLVPMVREFSDVFPADLPGRPPVRDIDFGIDLPPGTQNIFIPSYHMAPVELKESK; from the coding sequence ATGCCTTGCGATTATCTTGACACTCTTGCTTATGAGTCTATACTCGTTATGGATTCTATTGTGGCGAACCATGTCTATCATTCTTTCTTGGTCACTATTGGGGGCTATGAAACTAGGGTTGATCTTCTGTCTCTTGATATGATagactttgatgtgattttgagtattgattggttatctccgtaccATACTATTCTTTATTCTCACGCTAAGACAGTGATGTTGGCTATACCGTGGTTACTGAtgttggagtggagaggttcctTGGGTCATGTTCCTAGTATAGTGGTGTCTTTTCTGAAGTCTCAATGGATGATTGAGAATGGGTGCTtggcatacttagcctttgttaAGGATGTGAGTGCCGATAATCCCACAGTTGATTTAGTCCCCATGGTGAGGGAGTTTTCAGATGTCTTTCCAGCAGACCTACCTGGCAGGCCACCCgttagggatattgattttggcattgacttgcCACCGGGCACTCAGAATATATTTATTCCATCGTACCACATGGCTCCAGTTGAGTTGAAGGAATCAAAGTAA